A DNA window from Kitasatospora atroaurantiaca contains the following coding sequences:
- a CDS encoding roadblock/LC7 domain-containing protein codes for METDLLAELRALKHRVPHLAGGLVASVDGLLMAHDTHDTEPSGLAALTAAALGVAQRLADVTGQGEFRESLVRGEHGYVATYAAGTVCVLTVLAHPDVNVGRMHLEGRRSAERVGTLLHEAIGPKEVG; via the coding sequence TTGGAAACCGACCTCCTGGCCGAACTCCGTGCGCTGAAACACCGGGTACCGCATCTGGCGGGCGGCCTGGTGGCGAGTGTGGACGGCCTGTTGATGGCTCACGACACGCACGACACCGAGCCCTCCGGCCTGGCCGCCCTGACGGCCGCGGCCCTCGGCGTGGCCCAGCGCCTCGCCGACGTCACCGGGCAGGGCGAGTTCAGGGAGTCCCTGGTGCGGGGGGAGCACGGCTATGTCGCGACGTACGCGGCGGGCACCGTCTGCGTCCTCACCGTGCTCGCCCATCCGGACGTCAACGTCGGGCGCATGCACCTGGAGGGACGACGGTCCGCCGAGCGCGTCGGCACCCTCCTCCACGAGGCCATCGGCCCCAAGGAGGTGGGGTGA
- a CDS encoding RNA ligase (ATP), whose protein sequence is MSTLRVTAERLTILEHPNADALELAQIGLYRAVVAKGAYRTGELAVYIPEQAVLPAGLIEELGLTGRLAGSNADRVKAVRLRGELSQGIVCRPRALAGTDLAEAAAAGEDFAEALGITKWAPPIPTAMNGEVESAPDLLPWVDIENLKRFPDIFEPGEPVVVTEKLHGSCCLVTFHADSGAVQVSSKGIGAQGLALKEDEKNLYWRAVRAHGIPAVAARLAERLGASRVGIFGEVFGAGVQDLTYGESGRTELPGYAAFDVSAVIDGQLRWLDAAELLAGELPLAPQLWSGPFDPQAVLELAEGRETVSGRALHIREGVVVRPVAERYSTVLGGRAIAKVVGGAYLTRKGGTEYE, encoded by the coding sequence ATGTCGACATTGCGGGTCACCGCCGAGAGGCTGACCATCCTGGAGCACCCGAACGCCGATGCCCTGGAGCTCGCCCAGATCGGCCTCTACCGGGCGGTGGTGGCCAAGGGCGCGTACCGGACCGGTGAGCTGGCCGTCTACATCCCGGAGCAGGCCGTGCTGCCGGCCGGGCTGATCGAGGAGCTGGGCCTGACCGGGCGGCTCGCGGGGAGCAACGCGGACAGGGTCAAGGCGGTACGGCTGCGCGGCGAGCTCTCCCAGGGCATCGTCTGCCGCCCCCGCGCGCTGGCCGGTACGGACCTGGCCGAGGCCGCGGCGGCCGGTGAGGACTTCGCCGAGGCCCTCGGCATCACCAAGTGGGCCCCGCCGATCCCGACCGCCATGAACGGCGAAGTCGAGTCCGCGCCCGATCTGCTGCCCTGGGTGGACATCGAGAACCTCAAGCGCTTCCCGGACATCTTCGAGCCCGGCGAGCCGGTGGTGGTCACCGAGAAGTTGCACGGCAGTTGCTGCCTGGTCACCTTCCACGCCGACTCCGGGGCCGTGCAGGTCTCCTCCAAGGGGATCGGCGCGCAGGGCCTGGCGCTCAAGGAGGACGAGAAGAACCTGTACTGGCGCGCGGTACGTGCGCACGGCATCCCGGCGGTCGCCGCCCGGCTGGCCGAGCGCCTCGGCGCGAGCCGGGTCGGCATCTTCGGCGAGGTCTTCGGCGCAGGCGTCCAGGACCTGACGTACGGGGAGTCCGGCCGGACCGAGCTGCCCGGGTACGCCGCCTTCGACGTATCGGCGGTGATCGACGGTCAGCTGCGCTGGCTGGACGCGGCCGAACTGCTCGCGGGTGAGCTGCCGTTGGCGCCGCAGCTGTGGAGCGGGCCGTTCGACCCGCAGGCCGTGCTCGAGCTGGCCGAGGGCCGGGAGACGGTCTCCGGGCGGGCCCTGCACATCCGGGAGGGCGTCGTGGTCCGGCCGGTGGCCGAGCGGTACAGCACGGTGCTGGGCGGCCGGGCGATCGCCAAGGTGGTCGGCGGTGCGTACCTGACCCGCAAGGGCGGCACCGAGTACGAGTGA
- a CDS encoding MHYT domain-containing protein, whose translation MGTLNHFSFGWLTPAISYVMACVGAALGLRCTLRALAATGSSRRNWLLTAAAAIGSGIWTMHFIAMFGFTVDGTELRYNVPLTILSLLVAMLVVGLGVFVVGYGRHRGRALLLGGLTTGVGVAAMHYLGMAAVRIHGAIAYDPGTVGLSVVIAVGAATAALWAAVTIRNVFAAGAASLVMGIAVSCMHYTGMAAVHVHMHPARTDLGGATPMQFIFPLAVGLGSFLFLTSAFVALSPTAQERAAYREAGELAVEELRPTELDRAA comes from the coding sequence ATGGGAACCCTGAACCACTTCAGCTTCGGCTGGCTGACCCCGGCCATCTCGTACGTGATGGCCTGCGTCGGCGCCGCCCTCGGCCTGCGCTGCACCCTCCGCGCACTGGCCGCCACCGGCTCCTCCCGGCGCAACTGGCTGCTCACCGCGGCGGCCGCGATCGGATCCGGCATCTGGACCATGCACTTCATCGCGATGTTCGGCTTCACCGTGGACGGCACCGAGCTCCGCTACAACGTCCCGCTCACCATCCTCAGTCTGCTGGTGGCCATGCTGGTGGTCGGGCTGGGCGTCTTCGTGGTCGGATACGGCCGGCACCGGGGCCGGGCGTTGCTGCTCGGCGGCCTCACCACCGGTGTGGGCGTCGCCGCGATGCACTACCTCGGCATGGCCGCCGTCCGCATCCACGGAGCCATCGCCTACGACCCCGGCACCGTCGGCCTCTCGGTGGTGATCGCGGTCGGTGCCGCCACCGCCGCGCTCTGGGCCGCCGTCACCATCCGGAACGTCTTCGCGGCGGGCGCGGCCTCGCTGGTCATGGGCATCGCGGTGAGCTGTATGCACTACACCGGGATGGCGGCCGTGCACGTCCACATGCACCCGGCGCGCACCGACCTGGGCGGCGCCACCCCGATGCAGTTCATCTTCCCGCTGGCCGTCGGCCTCGGGTCCTTCCTCTTCCTCACCTCCGCGTTCGTCGCGCTCTCCCCGACCGCGCAGGAACGTGCCGCGTACCGCGAGGCCGGCGAGCTCGCCGTCGAGGAGCTCCGCCCGACCGAGCTCGACCGCGCGGCCTGA
- a CDS encoding DUF4388 domain-containing protein, translating to MTAAAQGAGHITFQPPGEAVERLAEARATGALHSEAGAVYFVDGMVTHAESGRAPGPASLLTASGRVSPEAWHETVRRFGPECRVGRMLVEQGLLTQGELELCHLGALYDAAFFALSARPAATFFEPGVRHWFGPVSPVSARRLRHETVRRRDLLERIWPWPQVDSAPVVPIARALRGPAAGPRRSEVLHHADGRRTPAELARVLGRSAFATMADVRRLAAAGLVATPPDDRAPPDGAPEDDARGAPAGGTARTSVGLHRRTPGATLPAGHPATGTGRSTGVPAPRRPWLAADHPLSVLDPDVALLTRVLTALEARL from the coding sequence ATGACAGCCGCCGCACAGGGCGCCGGACACATAACCTTTCAGCCACCTGGCGAGGCCGTCGAGCGCCTGGCCGAGGCCCGCGCGACCGGCGCCCTGCACAGCGAGGCCGGAGCGGTCTACTTCGTGGACGGCATGGTCACCCACGCCGAGAGCGGACGGGCGCCCGGGCCGGCCTCCCTCCTGACCGCATCCGGCCGGGTCTCGCCCGAAGCCTGGCACGAGACCGTACGCCGGTTCGGCCCGGAATGCCGGGTCGGCCGGATGCTCGTCGAACAGGGGCTGCTGACCCAGGGCGAGTTGGAGCTCTGCCACCTGGGGGCGCTCTACGACGCGGCCTTCTTCGCGCTGAGCGCTCGGCCCGCGGCGACCTTCTTCGAACCCGGCGTTCGGCACTGGTTCGGCCCGGTGAGCCCGGTGAGCGCACGGCGGCTGCGGCACGAGACGGTACGCCGCCGGGACCTGCTGGAACGGATCTGGCCCTGGCCACAGGTCGACTCCGCCCCCGTCGTACCCATCGCACGGGCACTGCGCGGACCCGCGGCCGGCCCTCGCCGGAGCGAAGTGCTGCACCACGCCGACGGCCGGAGAACCCCGGCGGAGCTCGCCCGCGTACTGGGCCGCTCCGCCTTCGCCACCATGGCCGACGTACGGCGGCTGGCGGCGGCCGGACTGGTCGCGACCCCGCCGGACGACCGTGCCCCGCCGGACGGCGCCCCCGAGGACGACGCCCGCGGCGCCCCCGCGGGTGGGACGGCCCGCACCTCGGTCGGCCTCCATCGCCGAACGCCCGGTGCGACCCTCCCCGCCGGACACCCGGCCACGGGCACCGGCAGATCCACCGGGGTGCCCGCGCCCCGCCGTCCATGGCTCGCAGCGGACCACCCGCTGTCCGTACTCGACCCGGACGTCGCCCTGCTGACCCGGGTCCTCACCGCACTGGAGGCCCGACTTTGA
- a CDS encoding ABC transporter ATP-binding protein: protein MNALDAHLRVERSAFRLDLTLSAAPGEVIALLGPNGAGKSTALRALAGLLPLTAGHLRLDGALVEDPATGLHTPAEARPVGVVFQDYLLFPHLSALDNIAFGLRCQGLNRKASRAAALPWLKRMGLAEHADAKPGALSGGQAQRVALARALAVRPRLLLLDEPLAALDARTRLDVRAQLRRHLAEFEAVAVLVTHDPLDAMVLADRLVVIEDGREVQSGTPSEIARHPRTDYIARLVGLNLYQGTADGHTVKLPAGPRLATTEDLTGPAFVAFPPSAVVLHRSRPDSSARNVWQLEVAGLDLHGDQVRVDLTGELPLAADLTPAAAAELDLAPGATVWASVKAAQTHAYPA from the coding sequence ATGAACGCGCTCGACGCCCACCTGCGGGTCGAACGGTCGGCTTTCCGGCTCGACCTGACCCTGTCCGCCGCACCCGGCGAGGTCATCGCCCTGCTCGGACCCAACGGAGCGGGCAAGTCCACCGCGCTGCGCGCCCTCGCCGGGCTGCTCCCGCTCACCGCGGGACACCTCCGTCTCGACGGCGCCCTCGTGGAGGACCCGGCCACCGGCCTGCACACCCCCGCCGAGGCCCGGCCCGTCGGTGTGGTCTTCCAGGACTACCTGCTCTTCCCGCACCTCAGCGCCCTCGACAACATCGCCTTCGGCCTGCGCTGCCAGGGCCTGAACAGGAAGGCCTCCCGGGCCGCGGCACTGCCCTGGCTGAAGCGGATGGGCCTCGCCGAGCATGCCGACGCCAAGCCCGGCGCCCTCTCCGGCGGCCAGGCCCAGCGGGTGGCCCTGGCTCGCGCCCTGGCCGTCCGCCCCCGCCTGCTGCTGCTCGACGAGCCGCTGGCCGCCCTGGACGCGCGCACCCGGCTGGACGTACGGGCGCAGCTGCGCCGCCACCTCGCCGAGTTCGAGGCGGTGGCCGTCCTGGTCACGCACGACCCGCTGGACGCCATGGTGCTGGCCGACCGCCTGGTGGTGATCGAGGACGGGCGCGAGGTCCAGTCCGGTACGCCGTCCGAGATCGCCCGCCACCCGCGCACCGACTACATCGCCCGCCTGGTCGGCCTGAACCTCTACCAGGGCACCGCGGACGGACACACCGTCAAGCTCCCCGCCGGGCCCCGGCTCGCCACCACCGAGGACCTGACCGGGCCCGCCTTCGTGGCCTTCCCGCCCTCCGCCGTCGTACTCCACCGAAGCCGCCCGGACTCCAGCGCCCGCAACGTCTGGCAGCTGGAGGTGGCCGGCCTCGACCTGCACGGCGACCAGGTCCGCGTCGACCTCACCGGCGAGCTCCCCCTGGCCGCCGACCTCACCCCCGCCGCCGCCGCCGAACTCGACCTCGCCCCGGGCGCCACCGTCTGGGCCTCCGTCAAAGCCGCCCAGACCCACGCCTACCCGGCGTAG
- a CDS encoding response regulator, with product MIDILLVDDEELVRAGLRAVLEAQGDLRVVGEAGDGAQALSLARSLRPDVVLMDVRMPEVDGLAATRAILKASAEPPKILVITTFENDDYVYEALRAGADGFLLKRARPAEIAHAVRLVAAGESLLFPAAIRRLAAGHGNQPARDSMARAALTERESEVLRLMARGLSNGEIAEQLHLGVQTVKTHVSSVLAKLGARDRTQAVIAAYESGFVEPG from the coding sequence ATGATCGACATCCTGCTGGTGGACGACGAGGAGCTGGTCCGGGCCGGGTTGCGGGCCGTCCTGGAGGCGCAGGGCGACCTGCGGGTGGTCGGCGAGGCCGGCGACGGGGCACAGGCGCTGTCGCTGGCCCGCTCGTTGCGGCCGGACGTGGTGCTGATGGACGTCCGGATGCCCGAGGTGGACGGGCTGGCGGCCACCCGGGCCATCCTCAAGGCCTCGGCCGAGCCGCCGAAGATCCTGGTCATCACCACCTTCGAGAACGACGACTACGTCTACGAGGCGCTACGGGCCGGCGCCGACGGCTTCCTGCTCAAGCGCGCCCGCCCGGCCGAGATCGCGCACGCCGTCCGGCTGGTCGCCGCGGGGGAGTCGCTGCTCTTCCCGGCGGCGATCCGACGCCTCGCGGCCGGCCACGGCAACCAGCCCGCCCGGGACTCGATGGCCCGGGCAGCACTGACCGAGCGGGAGTCCGAGGTGCTGCGCCTGATGGCGCGCGGGCTCTCGAACGGCGAGATCGCCGAGCAACTCCACCTCGGCGTGCAGACGGTCAAGACGCACGTCAGCAGCGTCCTGGCGAAGCTCGGCGCCCGCGACCGCACCCAGGCGGTCATCGCTGCCTACGAGTCGGGGTTCGTCGAGCCGGGCTAG
- a CDS encoding cytochrome P450, protein MPATRIPGPPGLPFIGSLLDLTRNPLRTYLDARRDYGDVVRFSAGPPGLRVEFYMVFSPEGAQQVLGGQAANFRKENVLYEEVRTSIGNGLLTAQDADYQRQRRLIQPLFTRRRVDGYADAIGVEAEALVERWAAVPDGVVDAVGEMSRFALRAVARILFGTDVEAAIGAVRSSFPVLGAYILERGFAPVRVPRQWPTPGNRRALAAQEELYGVCDAIIERRAGAAERGGAEPDDLLGLLAAARGEDGERLDAAELRDQVLVFLLAGHETTATSLTFALHLLGRHPEEQKRAREEIEEVLGDRRPEAGDLERLPYLTRVLKEAMRLYPAAGVIGRRAVAECEIGGRLIPAGAEVVLSPWVTHRHPDHWEDPDRFDPDRFTPEREAARHRYAWYPFGGGPRACIGQHFSMLESVLALAALLRAFEVEAVDTEVPVGQALTLHADGPARIRLTAR, encoded by the coding sequence ATGCCGGCCACCCGAATACCCGGACCGCCCGGACTGCCGTTCATCGGTTCGCTGCTCGACCTCACCCGCAACCCGCTGCGGACCTACCTGGACGCGCGCCGCGACTACGGGGACGTGGTGCGCTTCAGCGCGGGGCCGCCGGGGCTGCGGGTCGAGTTCTACATGGTCTTCTCCCCGGAGGGGGCCCAGCAGGTGCTGGGCGGCCAGGCGGCCAACTTCCGCAAGGAGAACGTGCTGTACGAGGAGGTCAGAACCAGCATCGGCAACGGCCTGCTCACCGCGCAGGACGCCGACTACCAGCGCCAACGACGCCTGATCCAACCGCTGTTCACCCGCCGCCGGGTGGACGGCTACGCCGACGCGATCGGCGTCGAGGCGGAGGCGCTGGTCGAACGCTGGGCCGCGGTGCCGGACGGGGTGGTGGACGCGGTCGGCGAGATGTCCCGCTTCGCCCTGCGGGCCGTGGCCCGGATCCTCTTCGGCACCGACGTCGAGGCCGCGATCGGGGCGGTGCGGAGCAGCTTCCCGGTGCTCGGGGCGTACATCCTGGAACGCGGCTTCGCCCCCGTCCGGGTCCCGCGCCAGTGGCCGACGCCCGGGAACCGCAGGGCACTTGCGGCGCAGGAGGAGCTCTACGGGGTCTGCGACGCCATCATCGAGAGACGGGCCGGCGCCGCCGAACGCGGCGGGGCGGAGCCCGACGATCTGCTCGGGCTCCTCGCGGCGGCGCGCGGCGAGGACGGCGAGCGGCTGGACGCGGCCGAACTCCGCGATCAGGTCCTGGTCTTCCTGCTGGCAGGACACGAGACCACCGCCACCTCGCTCACCTTCGCCCTCCACCTCCTCGGCAGGCACCCCGAGGAGCAGAAGCGGGCCAGGGAGGAGATCGAGGAGGTGCTCGGCGACCGCCGGCCGGAGGCGGGAGACCTGGAGCGACTGCCGTACCTCACCCGGGTGCTGAAGGAGGCGATGCGGCTCTACCCGGCGGCCGGGGTGATCGGGCGGCGGGCGGTCGCGGAGTGCGAGATCGGTGGCCGGCTCATCCCCGCCGGGGCGGAGGTGGTCCTCTCGCCGTGGGTCACCCACCGGCACCCGGACCACTGGGAGGACCCGGACCGCTTCGACCCCGACCGCTTCACCCCGGAGCGCGAGGCGGCCCGGCACCGGTACGCCTGGTACCCGTTCGGCGGCGGGCCGCGCGCGTGCATCGGGCAGCACTTCTCCATGCTGGAGTCGGTGCTGGCACTGGCCGCACTGCTGCGCGCCTTCGAGGTCGAGGCCGTCGACACCGAGGTGCCGGTCGGCCAGGCGCTCACCCTGCACGCGGACGGCCCGGCCCGGATCCGGCTGACGGCCCGCTAG
- a CDS encoding ABC transporter permease, translating into MSKLLPTAAREPADPSLARARRRRAHRVPYALLLPALLGLTFLVLPLAGLLIRAPWSALPEQLTSTEVWDALRLSLICATAATGVSLVLGVPLAWLLARTEFPGRRIIRALVTLPLVLPPVVGGVALLLVLGRNGIVGRWLDSAFGITLPFHTSGVVLAEAFVAMPFLVISVEGALRAADPRYEEAAATLGASRLTAFRRVTLPLIAPGIGAGAVLAWARALGEFGATITFAGNFPGQTQTMPLAVYLAMESDPEAAIALSLVLLAVSIAVLAGLRDRWMSAP; encoded by the coding sequence GTGAGCAAGCTCCTGCCGACCGCCGCGCGCGAGCCTGCGGACCCTTCGCTGGCTCGCGCGCGGCGGCGGCGCGCACACCGTGTGCCGTACGCGCTGCTGCTGCCGGCCCTGCTCGGGCTCACGTTCCTCGTCCTGCCGCTGGCCGGACTGCTGATCCGGGCTCCGTGGAGCGCGCTGCCCGAGCAGCTCACCAGCACCGAGGTCTGGGACGCCCTGCGGCTCTCGCTGATCTGCGCAACGGCGGCCACGGGGGTGTCGCTGGTGCTGGGCGTGCCGCTGGCCTGGCTGCTGGCCCGGACGGAGTTCCCGGGGCGCCGGATCATCCGGGCCCTGGTCACCCTGCCGCTGGTACTGCCGCCGGTGGTCGGCGGGGTGGCGCTGCTGCTCGTGCTCGGGCGCAACGGCATCGTCGGGCGCTGGCTGGACTCGGCCTTCGGGATCACGCTGCCGTTCCACACCTCGGGGGTGGTGCTCGCGGAGGCCTTCGTCGCGATGCCGTTCCTGGTGATCAGCGTCGAGGGCGCGCTGCGTGCCGCCGATCCCCGCTACGAGGAGGCGGCCGCGACCCTCGGCGCCTCCCGGCTCACCGCCTTCCGGCGGGTCACGCTGCCGCTGATCGCCCCGGGCATCGGGGCGGGCGCGGTGCTGGCCTGGGCCCGGGCACTCGGCGAGTTCGGCGCCACCATCACCTTCGCCGGCAACTTCCCGGGCCAGACCCAGACCATGCCGCTCGCGGTCTACCTCGCCATGGAGTCCGACCCGGAGGCGGCGATCGCACTCAGCCTGGTGCTGCTCGCCGTCTCGATCGCGGTCCTGGCCGGGCTGCGCGACCGATGGATGTCAGCCCCATGA
- a CDS encoding ABC transporter ATP-binding protein, with translation MIEVQGLSKSYGETLAVDGLEFEVRPGVVTGFLGPNGAGKTTTMRMILGLDRPTAGRALVAGRPYAELADPLRQVGALLDAHAVHGGRTARGHLRWLAHSNDLPESRVEAVLAQVGLADVGRKRIKGFSLGMRQRLGVAAALLGDPPVLMLDEPVNGLDPEGIRWIRTLLRGLAAEGRAVLVSSHLMSEMALTADHLVVIGRGRLLADSTTPDFIDRHGRSRVRVRAVDAEKLAALLSGSRLAAEPVDGGAWEVTGAEPESIASLAAANGVVLYEITVQQDSLEEAFMRMTADSVEYRAVAA, from the coding sequence ATGATCGAAGTACAGGGCCTCAGCAAGTCGTACGGGGAGACCCTCGCCGTAGACGGCCTCGAGTTCGAGGTCCGGCCGGGAGTGGTGACGGGCTTCCTCGGGCCCAACGGGGCGGGCAAGACCACCACGATGCGGATGATCCTCGGCCTGGACCGCCCCACCGCCGGCCGCGCCCTGGTCGCCGGGCGCCCGTACGCGGAGCTGGCCGACCCCCTGCGGCAGGTCGGCGCGCTGCTGGACGCGCACGCCGTCCACGGCGGCCGGACGGCCCGGGGCCACCTGCGCTGGCTGGCGCACAGCAACGACCTCCCGGAGTCCCGGGTGGAGGCGGTACTCGCCCAGGTGGGCCTGGCGGACGTCGGCCGCAAACGGATCAAGGGATTCTCCCTGGGCATGCGTCAGCGCCTGGGCGTCGCGGCCGCCCTGCTCGGCGACCCGCCGGTGCTGATGCTCGACGAGCCGGTCAACGGCCTCGACCCGGAGGGCATCCGCTGGATCCGTACCCTGCTGCGCGGCCTCGCGGCCGAGGGCCGGGCGGTGCTGGTCTCCTCGCACCTGATGTCGGAGATGGCGCTGACGGCTGACCACCTGGTGGTGATCGGACGGGGCCGGCTGCTCGCCGACTCCACCACGCCCGACTTCATCGACCGCCACGGCCGTAGCCGGGTGCGGGTCCGGGCGGTGGACGCCGAGAAGCTGGCCGCCCTGCTGAGCGGCTCGCGCCTGGCCGCCGAGCCGGTCGACGGCGGCGCCTGGGAGGTCACCGGCGCCGAGCCCGAATCCATCGCCTCGCTGGCGGCGGCCAACGGCGTGGTGCTGTACGAGATCACGGTCCAACAGGACTCTCTGGAGGAGGCATTCATGCGGATGACCGCGGACAGCGTCGAGTACCGGGCGGTGGCGGCATGA
- the modA gene encoding molybdate ABC transporter substrate-binding protein: protein MITTTRRTAVAAAAVIALAGGLTACSSDGSKPAAGDSSASSTAAAPKLSGTVTVFAAASLKESFTALGKKFEAAHPGVTVKFNFGGSSALAQSIVSGAPADVFAAASTKTMKTVTDAKAAGADPKVFVRNTLEIAVPKGNPKHIAALKDLAGSGLKVALCAKEVPCGAAAVEALKAGGVNLTPVTLEQDVKGALTKVELGEVDASLVYRTDVKADAAKIDGVDFPEAAKAVNDYPIAALTKAPNATAAAAFVEYIQSAEAQQVLTAAGFQAP from the coding sequence ATGATCACCACCACCCGCCGCACCGCCGTCGCAGCCGCCGCCGTCATCGCTCTGGCCGGCGGGCTCACCGCCTGCAGCAGCGACGGTTCCAAGCCGGCGGCCGGCGACAGCTCGGCCTCCTCGACTGCCGCCGCCCCCAAGCTCTCCGGCACGGTCACGGTCTTCGCGGCCGCCTCGCTCAAGGAGAGCTTCACCGCCCTGGGCAAGAAGTTCGAGGCGGCCCACCCGGGCGTCACGGTCAAGTTCAACTTCGGCGGCAGCTCCGCGCTGGCCCAGAGCATCGTCTCCGGCGCCCCTGCGGACGTCTTCGCCGCCGCCAGTACCAAGACCATGAAGACCGTCACCGACGCCAAGGCCGCCGGCGCCGACCCCAAGGTATTCGTCCGCAACACCCTCGAGATCGCCGTGCCCAAGGGCAACCCCAAGCACATCGCCGCGCTCAAGGACCTGGCCGGCTCCGGCCTGAAGGTCGCCCTGTGCGCGAAGGAGGTGCCGTGCGGCGCCGCCGCCGTGGAAGCCCTCAAGGCGGGCGGGGTCAACCTCACCCCCGTCACCCTGGAGCAGGACGTCAAGGGCGCACTCACCAAGGTCGAGCTCGGCGAGGTCGACGCCTCCCTGGTGTACCGGACCGATGTGAAGGCCGATGCTGCGAAGATCGACGGTGTGGACTTCCCCGAGGCCGCCAAGGCCGTGAACGACTACCCGATCGCCGCACTCACCAAGGCGCCCAACGCCACCGCGGCAGCCGCCTTCGTGGAGTACATCCAGTCGGCCGAGGCCCAGCAGGTGCTCACCGCGGCGGGCTTCCAGGCACCGTGA
- a CDS encoding sensor histidine kinase codes for MSKIFAPLFQASTYARWLHLLIGLVFAGVVLLVYPGTEGPSTTRMLAVSAVLDTVLLSAAALVPAMRRAEGVQARLLLMPEREQDIGAAPSRSWGDRRRTAGWLIARVGLGVLVGYATLRALDGAVRLVVAPDAYRSAVPLLVPVLLFALLWLVVFAGRLQLALAVRLLGPSPAERLAEAELRAERLLERNRLARELHDSIGHALTVTVLQAGAAREVADPAFVAKALEVIEETGRQAMDDLERTLVLLRETPEGAAVERPGIDQLPRLFETARAAGSPVEAWIDVPTGRLPGVLSRESYRIVQEAVTNALRHSPGEPIAVRIAVRDGQLELRCVNALTGNGSTRRGGGKGLRGVRERAVLLGGEAEAGGRDGEWVLAVRLPLRLGA; via the coding sequence GTGTCCAAGATCTTCGCCCCGCTGTTCCAGGCGTCCACCTATGCGAGGTGGCTGCACCTGCTGATCGGGTTGGTGTTCGCGGGGGTGGTGCTGCTGGTCTACCCGGGCACCGAAGGCCCGTCGACCACGCGGATGTTGGCGGTCAGTGCCGTGCTGGACACCGTGCTGCTCTCCGCCGCCGCGCTGGTGCCGGCCATGCGGCGGGCGGAGGGGGTGCAGGCGCGGCTGCTGCTGATGCCCGAGCGGGAGCAGGACATCGGCGCGGCGCCCTCGCGGAGTTGGGGGGACCGGCGGCGTACGGCGGGTTGGCTGATCGCCAGGGTCGGGCTGGGGGTGCTGGTCGGGTACGCGACCCTCCGCGCGCTCGACGGGGCGGTGCGGCTGGTGGTGGCGCCGGACGCGTACCGGAGCGCAGTCCCGTTGCTGGTACCGGTGCTGCTGTTCGCGCTGCTCTGGTTGGTGGTGTTCGCGGGTCGGCTTCAACTCGCGCTCGCGGTAAGGCTGCTGGGTCCCTCGCCCGCCGAACGACTGGCCGAGGCCGAACTGCGCGCCGAGCGACTGCTGGAGCGCAACCGTCTGGCTCGCGAGCTGCACGACTCGATCGGCCATGCCCTGACGGTGACGGTCCTTCAGGCCGGAGCCGCGCGGGAGGTGGCGGACCCCGCCTTCGTGGCCAAGGCGCTGGAGGTGATCGAGGAGACCGGGCGGCAGGCGATGGACGACCTCGAACGGACCCTCGTCCTGCTCCGCGAGACCCCCGAGGGCGCCGCGGTGGAACGGCCCGGGATCGACCAGCTGCCAAGGCTGTTCGAGACCGCCCGGGCGGCGGGGAGCCCGGTCGAGGCGTGGATCGACGTACCGACGGGCCGGCTGCCCGGGGTGCTCTCCCGGGAGTCCTACCGGATCGTCCAGGAGGCGGTGACCAACGCCCTGCGGCACTCGCCCGGCGAGCCGATCGCCGTCCGCATCGCGGTCAGGGACGGTCAGTTGGAACTGCGCTGCGTCAACGCCCTTACCGGCAACGGCAGTACCCGCCGGGGCGGCGGCAAGGGCCTGCGCGGTGTGCGCGAGCGGGCCGTCCTGCTCGGCGGCGAGGCAGAGGCCGGCGGGCGGGACGGCGAGTGGGTGCTCGCCGTGCGGCTGCCCCTACGCTTGGGCGCGTGA